Proteins from one Phaenicophaeus curvirostris isolate KB17595 chromosome 16, BPBGC_Pcur_1.0, whole genome shotgun sequence genomic window:
- the EMP2 gene encoding epithelial membrane protein 2, which produces MLILLAFIIVFHITSAALLFISTIDNAWWVGDNFYTDVWRVCFTNNSTCKAITDQFGEYQSIQAVQATMILSTIFCCVAFLVFILQLFRLKQGERFVLASIIQLLSCLCVMIAASIYTDRHEELHKSHEYSIQVSEGRYGYSFVLAWIAFAFTLISGVMYLILRKRK; this is translated from the exons ATGTTGATTCTTCTGGCTTTCATTATTGTGTTTCATATAACCTCAGCGGCACTGCTGTTCATCTCAACTATTGACAAT gCCTGGTGGGTAGGAGATAATTTTTATACAGATGTCTGGAGGGTGTGTTTCACGAATAATAGCACCTGTAAGGCTATCACTGATCAGTTCGGAG AGTATCAGTCAATTCAGGCTGTTCAGGCCACCATGATCCTATCTACAATTTTCTGTTGTGTGgcatttctggttttcattcttCAACTCTTCCGTCTAAAGCAAGGAGAAAGATTTGTGTTAGCCTCTATTATCCAGCTCCTGTCAT gtCTGTGTGTTATGATTGCAGCTTCCATTTATACAGATAGGCATGAAGAACTGCACAAGAGCCATGAATACAGCATTCAAGTTTCTGAAGGCCGATATGGCTATTCCTTTGTCTTAGCCTGGATTGCATTTGCCTTTACTCTGATCAGTGGTGTTATGTACCTAAtattaaggaaacgtaaataa